One Senegalimassilia faecalis genomic window, GGCCCCGCATGCACATCCTTATCGTGCGTAATAACTCCAACTCGCAGGCGCAAGACGCATCGCTTTTGCTGGTAACGTACCTGGCCACACAAGGAATCGACTACACCGTGGTCGACTCGTCGAAGTTGGCAAGCCCTCTGGCCGCACCCGAGCTTTCCGCGCTGTTCGACCACGGCGTGGACATGGCGGTTGCCCTTGGCGGCGACGGCACCATCCTGCGCACGGCGCGCCAGGTGGGATTTCACGGCACGCCCATCCTGGGCATCAACTACGGACGACTGGGCTTTCTAGCCAATCCGAACGAGTCAGGCGTCATGGAGCCGCTGACAGCCGCGCTTGCAGGCGACGCCACCGAAGAGGCGCGCACAAACCTGTCCATCCACGTGGTATGTGAAGGCGAAGCGGACCCGTTCAACGATGTTGAAGGAGACGACGCCGATGAACCGCGCGAGTTCTTCGCGCTGAACGAAGTGGCCGTGACGCGCGGGGCGAACGGTCGCATCATCGACTTCGGGCTGGACGTTTCAGGGTCGCACCTGGCCACGATGCGCGGCGACGGGCTGGTGGTGGCAAGTGCCACCGGTTCGACGGCCTATGCGCTTTCGGCCGGCGGACCTTTGGTGGCGCCCGGATTCACCGGCTTGGTGGCCGTGCCCATCGCGCCGCACACGCTGCATTCGCGCGCCGTGGTAACAAGCCCGTCCGACGTCATAGAGATGGACTTGTCCGAAAACGCTGACGGCCGCGACGCCACGCTGTTCATCGACGGTGAATTGGTGGAGCTTGACCGACCGCTTCGCCGCCTGTACGTGCGCCGCGGGCCCGTTGCCACCACCCTGTTGCGCTACAAAGACGAAGGCTTCTACAATCACGCCGCGAAAGTATTCTTCTAGATGGTTCCGCTTGCCTGACGGCAAGCGGATTTACTCGACGCTGTGCGGGCCCCAGGCACGCCGCCTTGCCCCTTGTGCAGCATACGGCGCGTACCACAATATGCCTGATGCTGCGGCAGGGCAATTCGACGCACCTGAGGCCCGCTCGCTGACGTTATTTAACCTGCGATTTTACAGTTCCACGCGCTCGAAGAATTCCTTGCCGACGCCGCAGATGGGGCACACGAAATCGTCGGGCAGCTCATCGACGTATTCCATGTGGCCGCAGATGGTGCAGCGCCAGGCAACCTTCGGCGCAGCGCCTGCGCCGCTTGCCGCAGCAACCGGTGCGGGCGCCTCTTCGCCCAAATAGCTGGAAGCCTTCGGCGGGGTTTTACCGCCCTTGACCTGGTGATAGAACGCATACGTCATGGCTTCGGCCGCGCCTTCGACCTTGTGTGCCTCGTCCACTTCGCCGATGAACAGCACATGCGTGCCCAGGTCCAACTCGGTAACCACCTTCGCAGAGAACGTGGCGCACACCTGCTCGGCCACATAGGGCATGCCGGCCGCATCGCGCGCGCTGGCGTGCTGCGCGAACTTGTCGAGTTCGGTTGACGTGTGGAACCCGAACGTGCCGATAAGCTCCATGGTGGCGTCTTCGGACAAGCACGATGCCGTGAAGCGCCCTGCCTCGCGCACGGCCACCGTGGTGGCGTTTTCCTTGTTCAGCGCAACGCTCACCTGCATGGGCGAAGACGTGACCTGGGCAAACGTGTTCACCACGCAGCCGAAATCGCGGTTTTGCGCGTGCGTGCCGATAACGTACATGCCGTAGCTTAGGCTATGGAACGCGGATTTGTCGATCATCAGATGCCCCCTGTCTTTTCGATTTGCTTCCTTAATGATACTAATTCTTGATAGAGAATCAAGCTGCTGTAGCGCCTGCGGCCTTCTTTACCTATTGTGCGGTCGAATACCGCCGTGCAACGGTACCGTTGACGAACCGTTGCACGCCCGTCGACCAGCCAATGAGCGCGCAGCACAAAAAAGGCGGCCCGAAGCCGCCTTTTTGCTAGAAGCTGTAGTAGTTGCGCGGATTGACCGGCGAACCGTTGATCTCGATCTGGAAGTGCAAGTGCGGGCCGGTTGACAAGCCCGTGGTGCCCACGTAGCCGATGACGTCGCCGGCGTTGACGGTTTGCCCCACCGTTGCCGCCGTTTGGCTTTGGTGCATGTAGATGGTGCGCATGCCGTTGCCGTGCGAGATGATGACGGCGTTGCCGCCCGTGCCGTACCAGCCCACGTACGTGACCGTGCCCGGGCCGGCCGCCAAGATAGGCGCGCCCGACGCGGCGCCAAGGTCGATGCCGTTGTGCGAACCGGTGATGGGCGAATAGCCGAACTCGCAGGTGACGCCGTAGTAGCTTGGGCACGGATTCACCCAGCCGCCGATGGCGGACGTGCCGCCACCGCCACCGGTGTAGCTGTTGCCGCTATCCGAATAGCTGCCGCCGCCCGAATAATCATTGATGCCGGCCGATGCCGAATAGCTGGCAGCCACGCGCGCGGCCTCTTCCTCGCGCTGCTTCGCCTCTTCGGCCGACAAGCGCACGGACTCTTCCTGGCCTTGCAGCAAGGCAACTTCCTCCGTCACCTTCGCAAGCTCGGTTTCCATGGTGGATTTCGTGGCCTCGATCTCGTCTTTGGCGGCCTGGGCTGCCGTCATCTCGTCAGCCGCGATCTGCGACTGTTCCTCGAAGCTTGCCTGGGCCTCGGCCGCTTCCGTGCGAACCTGCTTCGATTCGTCGATCAGGTTGGCGTCCTGCTGCGCGATGCGCTGCAGCGTGTCCCACATGTTCACGAAGTCGTCGAACGACGACACGCCCATGAGCACGCCCAGAAACGACATGCTGCCGCCAGATTTGTACATGTCCACGGCGCGCCCGCCAAGGCGCTCCTGCAGCTGCGCCGTGCGATCATCGGCAGCCTCTTTGCGTTGCCGGGCGTCGTCGGCAGCGGCCTGCGCCTCGTCATGCTGCTGCATGGCGGTGTTGTAACGCTGCTGCGCGTCGTTGAGGTTCGTTTGGAGCCCGTCGATTTTCTGGGCAAGCGTATCGGCTTCGGCCTGCTTGGCCACCGAGGACGCAGCCAGCTCATCGGCCTGCGCCGTAAGGTCGTCGGACTCGGCCGCGAACGCCGTGTTCGCGCCCGCTACCGGCGCAAACGCCAGCGACGCAGCAACGACGACGGACAGGGAAAAACGGGAAACCCGTTGCGTGAAATCAAGCATGCACACACCTTTGCGTGGTTTGAGAAAGCTATGGGTACAAAGTTGCCATTCAACTATAGCAAAAGGGGCCCGAAGGCCCCTATGCGCTCCAAACCTATTCCATGGGAACTACGCGCGGCACTGCGCGCGCTCGCCTTCGCCGAAGAACTCCTCGTACCAAACGATGAACGTGTAGAACGACCAGATCTTCTGCATGTTCGACACGCGCCCGGACTTGTGCTCGTCAAGCAGCTCCATCAGCTTTTCCGGCACGAAGAACTCCTGCGCCACCGGGCCTTCGAACGCGTCTTTCACGCGATTGTAGAACTTGTCGTCGCGCAGCCACACGGCCAACGGCGAGGGGAAGCCGAGCTTCTCCTTGTTGTACACGCGCTCGGGCAGATGACGGGCCGCCGCGCGGCGCAGCGCCACTTTCGACTCATCGTTGGCCACGCGGTAGCGTGCCGGAATGGTAAGGGCCAGCTCAAGCACCTCGCGGTCCAAAAACGGCACGCGCAGCTCAAGCGAGTGCGCCATGGACATGCGGTCGGCCTTCAGCAAGATGTCGAACGCCATCCACGTTTGCATGTCGACGTACTGCAGCTGCGACACGGCGTCAAGGCCGGCCACGTGGTCGAAGTAGGGCTTGGAGCCCTCCTGCGGCGTGGGGCCTGTGATCTTGTCGCGCAGGTACTGCTGGCGGTCCTCGTTTTCAAACACGTAGTCGGCTCGGCTGAAGCGCTCCCACGGCTCCATAGCGCCGTGCGTGAGGAAGTGCTTGCCCTTCACCGCCGGCAGCGCGCCGGCAACGGCGCCCGCAACCTTGCGCACGCCGCGCGGGACGCGCTCGCAGTAGCGGCCCAAGTGGTCTTCGGCCAGGTAATTCGGGTAGCCGCCGAATAGCTCGTCGGCACCTTCGCCCGAAAGCACCACCTTCACGTGCTTCGCCGCGTTCTCGGCCAAGAAGTACAGCGGGTTTTCAGCCGGGTTCGGCAACGGCTCGTCCATGTAGTACTGGATGTCGGGCATGGCGTCGAAGAAGTCGTCGGCCGAAATCTTGTTCGCGATGTTTTCCACGCCCAGCTCCTCCGAGAAGCTTTGCGCGTACGACAACTCGCTGTACTGCTCCTCCTCGTAGCCCACGGAGAACGTGCGGATATTCGTACCGGCCGAATACGCGCGCTCCACCGCGTAGCTGGAGTCGACGCCCGACGACAGGAAGCCGCCCACCTCGACGTCGGCGATCATATGCGCGTCCACCGACTTCGTGAACACGTCCTCGATGCGGTCGGCCCACTGCTCAAGCGTCAGGCTTTCGTCGGGCTTGAACGTGTAGTCGTAGTAGCGCTCGGTCACGAAGCTGTCGGCCGTCCACTCGAACCAGCTGCCGGGCATAAGCTTGAACACGTCGCGGAACAGCGTCTTGTTGTCGGGCAGGTATTCGTAGGACAGGTAGTCGGGGATGCGCTCGCGCACCACGGACTTCTTGAACGCCGGATGGTCCAGGAAGCTTTTGATCTCGGAGCCAAACAGGAACGTGGAGCCGGCACGATAGTAGTAATACGGTTTAATGCCGAAGATGTCGCGCGCGCCGAACAGCTTCTTTTCGCGCTTGTCCCAGATGGCGAACGCGAACATGCCGCGCAGGCGGTCGAGCACGCCGCGGCCCCACTGCTCGAAGCCATGCAGGATGGTTTCGGTGTCGCTATGCGTGGCAAACACGTGGCCAGCGGCCACCAGTTCCTCGCGCAGCTCTTGATAGTTGTAGATTTCGCCGTTGAACACGATGACGAGGTTGCCGTCTTCGTTGAACATGGGCTGGCGGCCGCCCTCAAGGTCGATGATGGACAGGCGGCGGTGCGCAAGCGCCACGTCGTCATCGACGTAGTACGTGGCGTCGTCGGGCCCGCGATGGCGGATGCGATCGCCCATCAGCTCGATGACGCGCTGGGCGTCGATGCCGGGGGTGTTGTTGATGAAACCGGTGAAACCGCACATGGTTTGAAAGCTCCCTTGCTATCGTTTCGAAACGGCCGCTGCAAGATCTTTTGCCGGTGCGCCGCACTCCTGCACGCAGCGCCACGCCAGCACGTCGAGCGCGTCGATGACGGTCATGCCCATGACGTGCACGGGGGCGCCGATGCACGACAGCTCCGTGCACCCAAGCACGATGCCGTCGCAACCGCGCTCCAAAAAGCCCGCGCACACCACCTGGAACCGATCGAAGTCGACGGGGCGGCCCGCCTTCACCTCGTCGTAGATGATGCTCATGACGATGCGCTGGGCAGCTTCGGAAGGCTGTTCGAAGCCAAGCCCTTCGCGGGCGAACGCATCCTGGTACACGCCGGCGGCAAGCGCGCCGTCGGTGGCCATGACGCCGACGCGCGTGCAGCCGAGGCTTTTCGCGAACGCGGCCGTTTCGCGCGGCATGTGCAGAAACGACGCGCGCTCAAGCACGCCGGAGATTTCGTCGTAGCGCGAATGGGCCGTGTTGCACGGCGTGCACACCACTTCGCAACCTGCCTGCTCCAAATCGCGCGCAGCCTGCTGCATGACCGGGATAAACGAGGGGGCGCCGGACCGTCCGAGCAGATACGCCGTGCGATCGGGTATCTGCGGGCGGTTCAAGATGGTGATGTCTAGGTGGTCCTGGTCGCGCGCCACATCCGTCAGCTCCACGATGCGCTGGAACAGCCGAACGGTTGCCGCCGGTCCAAGACCGCCGATGATGCCGAGTTTGCGCGTATCCACGCGCCCCCCTTCCCGCACAGACGCTAGTCGTCTATGCCGCGGTGGCCGAAGCACGCCGCATATTGCTTGCGATAATTCCGCTGGTTGACCTGGTAGCTGATCCAGCGGGCCAGCGACTTGTCCTGCGGGCTCCAGTACGACGTGCGCACCTTCCCCGCGCGGATGAGCCGCTCGGCGCGTGCCAAGGCTTCGGGATCGGAAACGTAGGTGCGGATGACGTCGAGCGGGATCATGGTCCACAGCACTTCGTCGTCAAGCGTGGCGACGTCAAGCGGCCTATCTTCGCCGTACACCACGTCGCGCACCAGGTAGCGCGCCAGATTCTTGTTCGAAGCCGTGGTGAAATAACTTGAACGGCCCTGGCGCGGGTTGATCTCGAACAGCTTGAACGAGCCGTCGCGCTTATCGTACTTCAAATCGAAGTTCGAGAATCCTACGTAGCCTATCTCTTCAAGGAAACCCTTGATTCGCTCGTTGATGTCGGCGTTGTAGCCCGTCATGATGGCGCCGTAGCTGCCGATGCCCTCGGGCGTGTGCTCTTCAAGCAGCACGTCGCCAAGCGCCATCATCTTCACCTTGCCGTGGGCGTCCGAGTAGCAGTTCATCACGCGCATGCACGTGTCGTCGCCCGGCACGAAGTCCTGCACAATCATGGCGTCGCGGTACGTGGACGTTTCCGAGTACACGCCCGCCAGGATGCGGCGCATCTCGTCGGCGTTCTGCACGACGAACACCTTCTTCTTGCCCGGATAGTTGCAGTTCCAGTACGCAACGCTGTTCGAGGGCTTCACCACCACAGGGTATTCGAACGGCGGCTCGAAGCCGGCGGCCGTCTCAGGCGTGACCTCGCACGTTTTCGGGAATTCAAGGCCGAACTTCACGCACGTGTCGTAGAAGCGCTCCTTCGTGGACAGCAGCGCGAACTGGTCGGGCGACATGATGTTGAAGCGATACGCGTCGCGCAGCTTGTCCTGGTTGCGCACGAGCATCTTCGTGTAGTTGTCGCCGCACGGCACCAGCACCAGCGTTTGCCCCTTGTGGGCGGCCGCGTAGTCAAGCAGCGTGCGCGTGAACACGTCGTCGTCCTCAAGGTCGGGCTCGGTGACGTCGAACGTCAGGATCTTGCTGTGCTGGCAGATGTGGAACGCGCCCTTGCCGATGGCGCGCGAAGCGGTTCCGAATTCTTCGTAAAACGAACGTGCCATACCGTACGCGTTGGCGTCGCCGCCAAGCAAAACGGGCAGGAAATCGTTTGTTGCCACGTGAATACCTCTTTAATCGGTTGATAATCGAACGAGAGCCCGGAAAACCGGGCTCTCGTTACACAGTCGCTATTGCGTGAGGTACGCTATTCGGCAGCGTTCTCGACCAGGGCGTCGACAGCAGCCTCGTCGGCAGCGGTAGCCTCGGGAGCGGCTTCGGCCTCAGCAGCGGCAGCGGTAGCAGCCTCGAGCTCGGCAGCCTTCTCAGCCTCGGCGGCAGCCTTCTTGGCGTACTCTTCAGCACGCTTGGCCTTAGCGGCGGCCTTAGCCTCGCGCTCGGCCTTCTTGGCGGCCTCGAGCTCAGCAGCCTTAGCGGCGCGCTCGGCCTTCTTGGCGGCCTCGCGAGCAGCCACCTGCTCCTTAGCGGCGCCGAACTTGTCGGCGAAGCGCTGGACGCGTCCGCCGGTGTCGACGAAGCGCTGCTGGCCGGTGTAGAACGGGTGGCACACGTTGCAGATGTCGATCTTCAGCTCAGGCTTCGTAGAACGAGTGGTGAACGTGTTGCCGCAGCTGCACTTGACGGTGCACTCCACGTACTCCGGATGGATTCCTTGTTTCATAGTCTGGTACTCCTTTTACCGTGCCTTGGTTTCCGACCAAGGCGGAAGACAAGCCTTTGCATAATAACACCGAACGCCGCGCCCGGCCAGAGCCAAGCGCGGCGTTCACAGGTTCTACGCTATTGCAACGGTTGTGGAATGCGAGCGAAGAAAGCTTCGCTCTCCCCCTGCGTCTGCCCAACCTTCGAAGCCTGGCGACATCGGGCGATTCCTACCATTTGTCAACAGAAAGCGGGACAAAGGGACTGTCCCTTTGTCCCGCTTGCGGGCGCTATTCGGCGGCAGGCGCGGGCTGCTGGCCTTCGACGACGACG contains:
- the cuyB gene encoding cysteate racemase produces the protein MDTRKLGIIGGLGPAATVRLFQRIVELTDVARDQDHLDITILNRPQIPDRTAYLLGRSGAPSFIPVMQQAARDLEQAGCEVVCTPCNTAHSRYDEISGVLERASFLHMPRETAAFAKSLGCTRVGVMATDGALAAGVYQDAFAREGLGFEQPSEAAQRIVMSIIYDEVKAGRPVDFDRFQVVCAGFLERGCDGIVLGCTELSCIGAPVHVMGMTVIDALDVLAWRCVQECGAPAKDLAAAVSKR
- a CDS encoding carboxylate--amine ligase: MATNDFLPVLLGGDANAYGMARSFYEEFGTASRAIGKGAFHICQHSKILTFDVTEPDLEDDDVFTRTLLDYAAAHKGQTLVLVPCGDNYTKMLVRNQDKLRDAYRFNIMSPDQFALLSTKERFYDTCVKFGLEFPKTCEVTPETAAGFEPPFEYPVVVKPSNSVAYWNCNYPGKKKVFVVQNADEMRRILAGVYSETSTYRDAMIVQDFVPGDDTCMRVMNCYSDAHGKVKMMALGDVLLEEHTPEGIGSYGAIMTGYNADINERIKGFLEEIGYVGFSNFDLKYDKRDGSFKLFEINPRQGRSSYFTTASNKNLARYLVRDVVYGEDRPLDVATLDDEVLWTMIPLDVIRTYVSDPEALARAERLIRAGKVRTSYWSPQDKSLARWISYQVNQRNYRKQYAACFGHRGIDD
- a CDS encoding flavin reductase codes for the protein MIDKSAFHSLSYGMYVIGTHAQNRDFGCVVNTFAQVTSSPMQVSVALNKENATTVAVREAGRFTASCLSEDATMELIGTFGFHTSTELDKFAQHASARDAAGMPYVAEQVCATFSAKVVTELDLGTHVLFIGEVDEAHKVEGAAEAMTYAFYHQVKGGKTPPKASSYLGEEAPAPVAAASGAGAAPKVAWRCTICGHMEYVDELPDDFVCPICGVGKEFFERVEL
- the asnB gene encoding asparagine synthase (glutamine-hydrolyzing); translation: MCGFTGFINNTPGIDAQRVIELMGDRIRHRGPDDATYYVDDDVALAHRRLSIIDLEGGRQPMFNEDGNLVIVFNGEIYNYQELREELVAAGHVFATHSDTETILHGFEQWGRGVLDRLRGMFAFAIWDKREKKLFGARDIFGIKPYYYYRAGSTFLFGSEIKSFLDHPAFKKSVVRERIPDYLSYEYLPDNKTLFRDVFKLMPGSWFEWTADSFVTERYYDYTFKPDESLTLEQWADRIEDVFTKSVDAHMIADVEVGGFLSSGVDSSYAVERAYSAGTNIRTFSVGYEEEQYSELSYAQSFSEELGVENIANKISADDFFDAMPDIQYYMDEPLPNPAENPLYFLAENAAKHVKVVLSGEGADELFGGYPNYLAEDHLGRYCERVPRGVRKVAGAVAGALPAVKGKHFLTHGAMEPWERFSRADYVFENEDRQQYLRDKITGPTPQEGSKPYFDHVAGLDAVSQLQYVDMQTWMAFDILLKADRMSMAHSLELRVPFLDREVLELALTIPARYRVANDESKVALRRAAARHLPERVYNKEKLGFPSPLAVWLRDDKFYNRVKDAFEGPVAQEFFVPEKLMELLDEHKSGRVSNMQKIWSFYTFIVWYEEFFGEGERAQCRA
- the rpmE gene encoding 50S ribosomal protein L31, which translates into the protein MKQGIHPEYVECTVKCSCGNTFTTRSTKPELKIDICNVCHPFYTGQQRFVDTGGRVQRFADKFGAAKEQVAAREAAKKAERAAKAAELEAAKKAEREAKAAAKAKRAEEYAKKAAAEAEKAAELEAATAAAAEAEAAPEATAADEAAVDALVENAAE
- a CDS encoding murein hydrolase activator EnvC family protein, with product MLDFTQRVSRFSLSVVVAASLAFAPVAGANTAFAAESDDLTAQADELAASSVAKQAEADTLAQKIDGLQTNLNDAQQRYNTAMQQHDEAQAAADDARQRKEAADDRTAQLQERLGGRAVDMYKSGGSMSFLGVLMGVSSFDDFVNMWDTLQRIAQQDANLIDESKQVRTEAAEAQASFEEQSQIAADEMTAAQAAKDEIEATKSTMETELAKVTEEVALLQGQEESVRLSAEEAKQREEEAARVAASYSASAGINDYSGGGSYSDSGNSYTGGGGGTSAIGGWVNPCPSYYGVTCEFGYSPITGSHNGIDLGAASGAPILAAGPGTVTYVGWYGTGGNAVIISHGNGMRTIYMHQSQTAATVGQTVNAGDVIGYVGTTGLSTGPHLHFQIEINGSPVNPRNYYSF
- a CDS encoding NAD(+)/NADH kinase is translated as MHILIVRNNSNSQAQDASLLLVTYLATQGIDYTVVDSSKLASPLAAPELSALFDHGVDMAVALGGDGTILRTARQVGFHGTPILGINYGRLGFLANPNESGVMEPLTAALAGDATEEARTNLSIHVVCEGEADPFNDVEGDDADEPREFFALNEVAVTRGANGRIIDFGLDVSGSHLATMRGDGLVVASATGSTAYALSAGGPLVAPGFTGLVAVPIAPHTLHSRAVVTSPSDVIEMDLSENADGRDATLFIDGELVELDRPLRRLYVRRGPVATTLLRYKDEGFYNHAAKVFF